Proteins encoded by one window of Vitis riparia cultivar Riparia Gloire de Montpellier isolate 1030 chromosome 11, EGFV_Vit.rip_1.0, whole genome shotgun sequence:
- the LOC117925513 gene encoding MDIS1-interacting receptor like kinase 2-like: MLYEHIIEGTEDFNSKNCIGTGGYGTVYKAELPTGRVVAVKKLHPTQDREMVNLKAFKSEIQALADIRHRNIVKLYGFCSCSENSFLVYEFMEKGSLRNILSNKQEAIEFDWILRLNVVKGMAEALSYMHHDCSLPLVHQDISSNNILLDSEYVAHVSDFGTARLLKSDSSNWTSFAGTFGYIAPELAYTSKVDNKTDVYSFGVVTLEVIFGKHPGELILSLLSSMSSSSSSPSTVYHLLLNEEIDQRLASPVNQVAEEVVVVVKQALRCLHANPQSRPTMRQVCQELSRQWPPLSKPFSMITLGELLGHGGETS, encoded by the exons ATGTTATATGAACACATCATTGAGGGGACTGAAGATTTCAACTCCAAAAATTGTATTGGCACTGGAGGATATGGAACTGTTTACAAGGCCGAGTTGCCAACAGGTCGAGTTGTTGCTGTGAAAAAACTCCACCCAACACAAGATAGGGAGATGGTTAATCTGAAAGCTTTCAAAAGTGAGATTCAAGCTTTAGCAGACATTCGACATCGCAACATTGTCAAGCTTTATGGCTTTTGTTCATGTTCAGAAAACTCATTTTTGGTTTATGAGTTCATGGAAAAAGGAAGTTTGAGAAACATTCTAAGCAACAAGCAAGAAGCAATAGAGTTTGATTGGATTTTGAGGCTAAATGTTGTTAAAGGCATGGCTGAAGCTTTATCTTATATGCACCATGATTGCTCCCTTCCTTTAGTCCATCAAGACATATCAAGCAACAATATTTTGTTAGATTCAGAATATGTAGCTCATGTATCCGACTTCGGCACGGCTCGACTTCTGAAGTCAGACTCATCTAATTGGACTTCATTTGCAGGAACTTTTGGTTATATTGCTCCAG AACTTGCTTACACGTCAAAAGTGGATAATAAAACAGATGTTTATAGCTTCGGAGTGGTAACACTGGAAGTAATTTTTGGAAAGCATCCTGGGGAACTCATCTTATCTCTCTTATCATCAATGTCCTCCTCATCCTCATCACCATCAACCGTCTATCATTTGTTGTTGAATGAAGAGATAGACCAACGTCTTGCATCTCCTGTGAACCAAGTGGCTGAGGAAGTAGTGGTTGTAGTGAAGCAAGCACTCAGATGCTTGCATGCTAATCCCCAATCTCGACCAACCATGCGACAAGTTTGTCAGGAACTCTCAAGACAGTGGCCGCCATTGTCAAAGCCATTCTCCATGATTACTTTGGGTGAACTGCTTGGTCATGGAGGTGAAACTAGCTAA